The Diaphorobacter ruginosibacter genome contains a region encoding:
- a CDS encoding M81 family metallopeptidase: MSSQKKRFLIARLNHETNTFSPVPTPIEAFAPNYGADAYRANKGMRTAMAAFIELAEAEGAELVTPVSAMANPSGPVHAAAYDELTRRIVEAVPGCDAILLDLHGAMVAENSDDGEGDLLARVRAAAPGVPLGVALDLHGNITEKIVRNADVIVGFKTYPHIDMYETGEHAGRLLLEMWRGDTQYEVIWKPLALMSHTLRSTTLSGPMKDACEQARVMETQGLPAVSVFGGFSLADIPAPCVSVVATVRKGDAPAQQPVIDAFANKAIWQRRAEFIYDSEPLAESLAKAQQLATRADGKPVLLLDHGDNCMSGGTCDTMDVLQTALSLGMKGIAVGPLCDPEAVAQMFDAGENAQVEIALGNKRSLAHLGMDKRPVTLRGVVRRLSDGKYVVSGPIYNGMECQMGRTALLDIGDAQIVVTEQTHEPWDLGVFHCVGVDPTKARYLLLKSRMYCRPVFVPLSAGLVECDSPGVTTSDYSRFAFDRVSRPVYPLDRDV, translated from the coding sequence ATGAGTTCCCAGAAGAAGCGATTCCTGATCGCACGACTGAACCACGAGACCAACACGTTCTCGCCGGTGCCGACGCCCATTGAGGCCTTCGCGCCCAACTATGGGGCCGACGCCTATCGCGCGAACAAGGGCATGCGCACCGCGATGGCGGCCTTCATCGAGCTGGCCGAGGCCGAAGGTGCGGAGCTGGTGACGCCGGTCTCGGCCATGGCGAATCCCAGCGGCCCGGTGCATGCCGCCGCGTACGACGAGCTCACACGGCGCATCGTCGAGGCCGTGCCTGGCTGCGATGCCATCCTTCTTGACCTGCACGGCGCAATGGTGGCCGAGAACAGCGACGATGGAGAGGGGGACCTGCTCGCACGCGTGCGCGCCGCAGCCCCGGGCGTGCCGCTGGGCGTGGCGCTCGACCTGCATGGCAACATCACCGAGAAGATCGTCCGCAACGCCGATGTGATCGTGGGTTTCAAGACCTATCCGCACATCGACATGTACGAAACGGGCGAGCATGCCGGCCGCCTGCTGCTGGAAATGTGGCGCGGGGACACTCAGTACGAGGTGATCTGGAAGCCGCTGGCGCTGATGAGCCACACGCTGCGCAGCACCACGCTGAGCGGCCCGATGAAGGATGCCTGCGAACAGGCCCGGGTCATGGAGACGCAGGGACTGCCCGCCGTCTCCGTGTTCGGCGGCTTCTCGCTGGCCGACATCCCCGCACCGTGCGTGAGCGTGGTGGCCACCGTCCGCAAGGGCGACGCGCCAGCGCAGCAGCCCGTCATCGACGCCTTCGCCAACAAGGCGATCTGGCAGCGCCGCGCCGAATTCATCTACGACAGCGAGCCGCTTGCCGAATCGCTCGCCAAGGCGCAGCAGCTGGCCACGCGGGCGGACGGCAAGCCCGTGCTGCTGCTCGACCATGGGGACAACTGCATGTCGGGAGGCACCTGCGACACCATGGATGTGCTGCAGACCGCACTGTCATTGGGCATGAAGGGCATCGCCGTCGGTCCGCTGTGCGATCCGGAGGCGGTCGCGCAGATGTTTGACGCCGGCGAGAACGCACAGGTCGAGATCGCGCTGGGCAACAAACGCTCGCTCGCACACCTGGGAATGGACAAGCGCCCCGTCACGCTGCGCGGCGTGGTACGCCGGCTGAGCGACGGCAAGTACGTGGTCTCCGGTCCCATCTACAACGGCATGGAATGCCAGATGGGGCGCACGGCGCTGCTCGATATCGGCGATGCGCAGATCGTCGTCACCGAGCAGACCCATGAGCCCTGGGACCTGGGCGTGTTCCATTGCGTTGGGGTCGATCCGACCAAGGCACGCTACTTGCTTCTCAAGTCACGCATGTACTGCAGACCCGTGTTCGTTCCCTTGTCAGCCGGCTTGGTGGAATGCGACAGCCCCGGAGTGACCACCTCGGACTATTCGCGGTTCGCATTCGATCGTGTGAGCCGTCCCGTGTACCCGCTGGATCGCGATGTATGA
- a CDS encoding ABC transporter ATP-binding protein gives MSTAPILQVDGIHAHYGKSHVLQGVSLHVNDGELVTLLGRNGAGKTTTLKCIAGAMQPTQGQIRFAGDVTSRLATHQVAQRGICLVPEHRGIFKLLTVEENLMLGQKKSSKWQLEDIYRIFPRLKERRTNGGGQLSGGEQQMLAIGRALMNAPRLLMLDEPVEGLAPVIVEEIVAQLKVIKAAGVSILLVEQNLEVCTQLADRHYIIEQGAIAHEATNSDFLADDAALDRYLGVGID, from the coding sequence ATGAGCACCGCACCGATTCTCCAGGTGGACGGCATCCATGCGCACTATGGCAAGAGCCACGTGCTGCAGGGCGTCTCGCTGCACGTGAACGACGGCGAACTGGTCACGCTGCTCGGGCGCAATGGCGCGGGCAAGACCACCACGCTCAAGTGCATCGCGGGTGCGATGCAGCCCACGCAGGGGCAGATACGCTTCGCCGGCGATGTCACCAGCAGGCTCGCCACGCACCAGGTGGCGCAGCGCGGCATCTGCCTCGTGCCCGAACACCGCGGCATCTTCAAGCTGCTGACGGTGGAGGAGAACCTGATGCTCGGCCAGAAGAAGAGCTCGAAATGGCAGCTGGAAGACATCTACCGGATCTTTCCGCGCCTGAAGGAACGTCGCACCAACGGCGGCGGCCAGCTGTCCGGCGGCGAGCAGCAGATGCTGGCCATCGGCCGTGCATTGATGAATGCCCCCCGGCTGCTGATGCTCGACGAGCCCGTCGAGGGCCTGGCTCCCGTGATCGTGGAGGAGATCGTCGCGCAGCTCAAGGTGATCAAGGCGGCGGGCGTGTCGATCCTGCTGGTCGAGCAGAACCTGGAAGTCTGCACGCAGCTTGCCGACCGCCACTACATCATCGAACAGGGCGCCATCGCGCACGAGGCCACCAACAGCGACTTTCTCGCCGACGATGCCGCCCTGGACCGCTACCTCGGCGTCGGCATCGATTGA
- a CDS encoding ABC transporter ATP-binding protein yields the protein MSASTSTSAIANAGGPVLLEAVGVEKRYDKFVALGGVNIKVRANTVHSVIGPNGAGKTTLFHMLTGTKSVSGGKIVFDGHDVTREPDHVRVRRGMARSFQVTSLFLTLPVRENLRLAAQGVAPAQALNCWRQPTGSLARTDTVAGVLARIGMERFADTPAGNLSHGQQRRLEVGMALAARPKAIFLDEPTSGMGIDDLDEMKHLIQSLKSEHTVVLIEHNMNIVMDISDTITVMQQGRVLAEGLPDDIRNDDRVRKAYLGNMITGGKA from the coding sequence ATGAGTGCAAGCACAAGCACAAGCGCAATTGCAAATGCAGGCGGTCCCGTTCTGCTCGAGGCCGTGGGCGTGGAAAAGCGCTACGACAAGTTTGTGGCGCTCGGCGGCGTGAACATCAAGGTACGCGCTAATACCGTGCATTCGGTGATCGGCCCGAACGGCGCGGGCAAGACCACGCTGTTCCACATGCTCACCGGTACCAAGTCGGTGAGCGGAGGCAAGATCGTCTTCGACGGCCACGATGTCACGCGCGAGCCCGATCATGTGCGCGTGCGGCGCGGCATGGCGCGCTCGTTCCAGGTCACCAGCCTGTTCCTCACGCTGCCCGTGCGCGAGAACCTGCGGCTGGCAGCGCAGGGCGTGGCGCCCGCGCAGGCGCTCAACTGCTGGCGCCAGCCCACCGGCAGCCTGGCGCGCACCGACACCGTCGCGGGCGTGCTCGCGCGCATCGGCATGGAACGCTTTGCCGACACCCCGGCGGGCAATCTCTCGCACGGCCAGCAGCGGCGCCTCGAAGTGGGCATGGCGCTGGCCGCCCGGCCCAAGGCCATCTTCCTCGACGAGCCGACCTCGGGCATGGGCATCGACGACCTGGACGAGATGAAGCACCTGATCCAGAGCCTCAAGAGCGAGCACACCGTGGTGCTCATCGAGCACAACATGAACATCGTCATGGACATCTCCGACACCATCACCGTGATGCAGCAGGGCCGCGTGCTGGCCGAGGGCCTGCCTGACGATATCCGCAACGACGACCGCGTGCGCAAGGCCTACCTTGGCAACATGATCACCGGAGGCAAGGCATGA
- a CDS encoding branched-chain amino acid ABC transporter permease encodes MISSKNFQFLTAAVIVVAMPLFMKSGSLASEVLIYALAAMACNLLLGYTGLLSFGQGVFFGLGSYTLGIVLTRLPISMPLALLGAVVVGGIGAAIVGWVAIRQRGTYFVMLTLAFAQMFYFLAYSLPDLTGGDNGLMDIPRKSISVAGQTLIPLETPWQFYGFVAVLFLIVYWMLRTVCDSIFGRTLLAVRDNEERAAAVGYNLRLLKLQAFVISGAVTGLAGALHALMTGIAPLSNAEYHTSEMILVMTVIGGTGNLLASLLGAAFYVLLGDWLSTLWPRWLLILGVVLMIVSLGMQGGLWGLCQKLAQLARGSRQARQDDDKSGAQGTGANGTNGTNGGHA; translated from the coding sequence ATGATCTCCTCCAAGAATTTCCAGTTCCTGACGGCAGCGGTGATCGTTGTCGCCATGCCGCTGTTCATGAAGTCGGGCTCGCTCGCGAGCGAAGTGCTGATCTATGCGCTCGCCGCGATGGCCTGCAACCTGCTGCTCGGCTACACCGGCCTGCTGTCCTTCGGCCAGGGCGTGTTCTTCGGCCTGGGCAGCTACACGCTCGGCATCGTGCTCACGAGATTGCCCATCTCCATGCCGCTCGCACTGCTCGGTGCGGTAGTGGTCGGCGGCATCGGCGCCGCCATCGTCGGCTGGGTGGCGATCCGCCAGCGTGGCACCTACTTCGTGATGCTTACGCTCGCGTTCGCGCAGATGTTCTATTTTCTGGCCTACAGCCTGCCCGACCTCACGGGCGGCGATAACGGGCTGATGGACATCCCCCGCAAGTCGATCTCCGTTGCCGGGCAGACGCTCATTCCGCTGGAAACACCGTGGCAGTTCTACGGCTTCGTAGCCGTGCTCTTTCTCATCGTCTACTGGATGCTGCGCACGGTCTGCGATTCGATCTTCGGCCGCACGCTGCTCGCGGTGCGCGACAACGAGGAGCGCGCCGCCGCCGTGGGCTACAACCTGCGGCTGCTCAAGTTGCAGGCATTCGTGATCTCTGGCGCGGTGACCGGCCTGGCCGGCGCACTGCATGCGCTGATGACGGGCATCGCCCCACTCTCGAATGCCGAATACCACACCAGCGAGATGATCCTGGTGATGACGGTGATCGGTGGCACGGGCAACCTGCTGGCCTCGCTGCTGGGTGCGGCCTTCTATGTGCTGCTCGGCGACTGGCTCTCCACGCTGTGGCCGCGCTGGCTGTTGATCCTCGGCGTGGTGCTGATGATCGTGAGCCTGGGCATGCAGGGGGGCCTCTGGGGCCTGTGCCAGAAGCTGGCGCAACTGGCACGCGGAAGCCGCCAGGCCAGGCAGGATGATGACAAGAGCGGTGCGCAGGGCACCGGCGCGAATGGAACCAATGGAACCAACGGAGGCCACGCATGA
- a CDS encoding branched-chain amino acid ABC transporter permease, with protein sequence MSIYLLQTINGIGIGMLYFLLAVGLSIVFGLLRFVNFAHGTFYLLGAYFCYQMAQWGMSFWLSLVVVPLAVGAVGWVTEKLILRHVYSKPHEFHILITVGFALVIQEVVIMIWGPLGDSVAVPETLNGVVMWGSFIYPKYRLFVIGFTAVLAVIIWWVLEGTRLGSVVRAGSESTEMVSLLGMNVFGIFSLVFALGVGLAALAGVLAAPIRGVSPFMGVEALGVAFVVVVVGGLGSFSGALVGGLLIGIVQSLMSTIWPPGASLMIYVAMAAVLLLRPNGLLGRQV encoded by the coding sequence ATGAGCATCTACCTGCTTCAGACGATCAACGGGATCGGCATCGGAATGCTGTACTTCCTGCTGGCCGTGGGCCTGTCGATCGTCTTCGGCCTGCTGCGCTTCGTGAACTTCGCGCACGGCACCTTCTATCTGCTGGGCGCCTACTTCTGCTACCAGATGGCGCAATGGGGCATGAGCTTCTGGCTGTCGCTGGTGGTGGTGCCCCTCGCCGTCGGTGCGGTCGGCTGGGTCACGGAAAAACTCATCCTGCGGCATGTGTATTCCAAGCCCCATGAATTCCACATCCTCATCACCGTCGGCTTCGCGCTGGTAATCCAGGAAGTGGTCATCATGATCTGGGGCCCGCTCGGCGACAGCGTGGCGGTTCCCGAGACGCTCAACGGCGTGGTGATGTGGGGCAGCTTCATCTATCCGAAGTACCGGCTCTTCGTGATCGGCTTCACCGCCGTGCTCGCGGTCATCATCTGGTGGGTGCTGGAAGGCACGCGCCTGGGAAGCGTGGTGCGCGCCGGCAGCGAGTCGACCGAAATGGTGTCGCTGCTCGGCATGAACGTGTTCGGCATCTTCAGCCTGGTGTTCGCGCTCGGCGTGGGCCTGGCCGCGCTGGCAGGCGTGCTCGCCGCGCCGATCCGCGGGGTGAGTCCGTTCATGGGTGTCGAGGCGCTCGGCGTGGCCTTCGTGGTCGTGGTGGTGGGCGGCCTCGGCAGCTTCAGCGGCGCGCTCGTGGGAGGCCTGCTGATCGGCATCGTGCAGAGCCTCATGAGCACCATCTGGCCGCCGGGAGCGAGCCTGATGATCTACGTGGCGATGGCGGCCGTGCTGCTGCTGCGTCCCAATGGCCTGCTGGGCCGCCAGGTTTGA
- a CDS encoding ABC transporter substrate-binding protein produces MQRRNFLQLSALGALPGSLGLAHNAWAQAKDAIQFGCPVPMSGAFAANGKFADMGMKLAIEQYGKALGRPLAYTLLDTEGKPATAIRKVQDASQQGAKFFAGGILSSESLAMGKEAEKAGGIFITTAGADEITGKDCNSATFRWSVPTFGAIEQTVRPLLDAHPKAKRVYTITPQYVFGDGLLTAAKNIFKERGIEHVGNSYHSLTEKEFSGYLTNAVAAKPDVLLILNFGQQSSDTLRQAVSFGMNKNMTILIAWASGLEQFESLGPDLCDGVYFGAQYWHTVDAPLNLDLVKRTNDKFKFNPNYSLAGSYIITKLMIDAIIKAGTVDTKAVIAAMEGMKYQGLTGEEEIRKADHQVLKNYYLLKGKAKSKMKNKDDYADIVSSGKSFLPVDQTGCKLG; encoded by the coding sequence ATGCAACGCCGCAATTTCCTTCAGCTGTCCGCACTCGGCGCATTGCCGGGCTCCCTGGGCCTGGCCCACAACGCCTGGGCGCAGGCCAAGGACGCCATCCAGTTCGGTTGCCCCGTGCCGATGTCCGGTGCCTTCGCCGCCAACGGCAAGTTCGCAGACATGGGCATGAAGCTCGCGATCGAGCAGTACGGCAAGGCGCTGGGCCGCCCGCTCGCCTATACGCTGCTCGACACCGAGGGCAAGCCCGCCACCGCGATCCGCAAGGTGCAGGACGCCTCGCAGCAGGGCGCGAAGTTCTTTGCCGGCGGCATCCTTTCCTCCGAATCGCTGGCCATGGGCAAGGAGGCAGAGAAGGCGGGCGGCATCTTCATCACCACCGCCGGCGCCGACGAGATCACCGGCAAGGACTGCAACAGCGCCACGTTCCGCTGGTCGGTTCCCACCTTCGGCGCGATCGAGCAGACCGTGCGGCCGCTGCTGGACGCCCACCCCAAGGCCAAGCGCGTGTACACCATCACGCCGCAATACGTGTTCGGCGATGGCCTGCTGACCGCGGCCAAGAACATCTTCAAGGAGCGCGGCATCGAGCACGTGGGCAACAGCTACCACTCGCTCACCGAGAAGGAGTTCAGCGGCTACCTCACCAACGCCGTGGCGGCCAAGCCCGATGTGCTGCTGATCCTGAACTTCGGCCAGCAATCGTCCGACACGCTGCGCCAGGCCGTGAGCTTCGGCATGAACAAGAACATGACCATCCTGATTGCCTGGGCGTCGGGCCTGGAGCAGTTCGAGTCGCTGGGCCCCGACCTGTGCGACGGCGTCTACTTCGGCGCGCAGTACTGGCACACGGTGGATGCGCCGCTGAACCTCGACCTCGTCAAGCGCACCAACGACAAGTTCAAGTTCAACCCGAACTACAGCCTGGCGGGCTCCTACATCATCACCAAGCTGATGATCGATGCCATCATCAAGGCCGGCACGGTGGACACCAAGGCCGTGATCGCGGCCATGGAAGGCATGAAGTACCAGGGCCTCACCGGCGAAGAGGAAATCCGCAAGGCCGACCACCAGGTGCTCAAGAACTACTACCTGCTCAAGGGCAAGGCCAAGTCCAAGATGAAGAACAAGGACGACTACGCCGACATCGTCAGCTCGGGCAAGTCCTTCCTGCCGGTCGACCAGACCGGGTGCAAGCTGGGTTGA
- a CDS encoding FadR/GntR family transcriptional regulator — translation MATKKSSPLAIKQFRQLKRSDLVAQEIKRMITEKNLSPGDRLPRESELQAQFEVSKGTIREALKSLEVQGLITISTGPSGGGTIVEVPLDRTLQFLQNYLFFKEVTIDNIYAVRMMLEPELAAGAVAHLTEEDFVALEHSITCCDPASSQTDLIMQRREDVNFHDILAAANPNPFLRFTCELINEMIRQLIVFGNRTPQTEHRRFGEENANYHRDIVAAARARDAEQVRALMTRHMQDATRAVKRMKGRIQGRLILDADSLRSPRVPVSTASQAVLEKKPTTSRKSAGSARTTSRSSKAKSTAS, via the coding sequence ATGGCAACAAAGAAGTCTTCACCGCTGGCCATCAAGCAGTTCCGGCAGCTCAAGCGCTCTGATCTGGTAGCCCAGGAAATCAAGCGCATGATCACCGAGAAGAATCTCAGTCCCGGTGACCGGCTGCCGCGCGAGAGCGAACTGCAGGCGCAGTTCGAGGTCAGCAAGGGAACGATTCGCGAAGCGCTCAAGTCGCTCGAGGTGCAGGGGCTCATCACCATTTCCACGGGCCCGTCGGGCGGGGGAACCATCGTGGAAGTGCCGCTCGATCGCACGTTGCAGTTCCTGCAGAACTACCTGTTCTTCAAGGAAGTCACGATCGACAACATCTACGCGGTGCGCATGATGCTGGAGCCGGAGCTTGCCGCCGGGGCGGTTGCGCATCTCACGGAGGAGGACTTCGTGGCGCTTGAGCACAGCATCACCTGCTGCGATCCCGCGTCGAGCCAGACGGACCTCATCATGCAGCGCCGCGAGGACGTGAACTTCCACGACATCCTGGCCGCGGCCAACCCGAATCCCTTCCTGCGCTTCACGTGCGAGCTGATCAACGAGATGATCCGCCAGCTCATCGTGTTCGGCAACCGCACGCCCCAGACCGAGCATCGTCGCTTCGGCGAGGAAAACGCCAACTACCACCGCGACATCGTGGCCGCGGCCCGGGCGCGCGACGCGGAGCAGGTGCGTGCCCTCATGACCCGGCACATGCAGGATGCGACGCGCGCGGTCAAGCGCATGAAGGGACGCATCCAGGGCCGTTTGATTCTGGATGCCGATTCGCTGCGCAGTCCGCGCGTGCCCGTATCCACCGCATCCCAGGCTGTGCTGGAGAAAAAGCCAACCACCTCCAGGAAATCAGCGGGCAGCGCGAGGACGACCTCCAGGTCTTCCAAGGCAAAGTCGACCGCCAGCTGA
- a CDS encoding Bug family tripartite tricarboxylate transporter substrate binding protein has translation MFHSFASAPRISSHRGTLRVVATASFAVLSSLMAATAAQADTGNYPNKPIRLIVPYAAGGSTDIIGRLLAQKMGENMGASVVVDNKPGANGTIGCDYVSKQPADGYTIILGDVGCMAMAPGLYTKLPYNPLKDFSVVSLVGRSPLVLTVGSKSPLKSVADLTAAAKAQPGKLNFPSSGTGGPNHLGAELYAMQANVKVTHVPYKGSAPSVVSLVAGETDFGFLTAVTINSQLNAGNVKALAVAHTERLPAMPNVPTFIEQGLKGFTADAWFMAAVPAGTPQPVVDRLYKEIAKALPDAEVKAKFDSAGVLPSGLDPKASTAFLGDEIAKWRAVIKTANITLD, from the coding sequence ATGTTCCATTCGTTCGCTTCGGCCCCACGCATCTCCTCTCATCGCGGCACCCTGCGTGTCGTGGCCACGGCTTCCTTCGCCGTGCTGTCCTCGCTGATGGCCGCCACGGCCGCGCAGGCCGATACCGGCAACTATCCGAACAAACCCATCCGCCTGATCGTGCCGTATGCCGCAGGCGGGTCCACGGACATCATCGGCCGGCTGCTGGCGCAGAAGATGGGAGAAAACATGGGCGCCTCGGTGGTCGTGGACAACAAGCCCGGCGCGAACGGCACGATCGGCTGCGACTACGTGTCCAAGCAGCCCGCCGACGGCTACACCATCATTCTTGGAGACGTGGGTTGCATGGCGATGGCGCCCGGCCTGTACACCAAGCTGCCCTACAACCCCCTCAAGGACTTCAGCGTGGTGAGCCTCGTCGGCCGCAGCCCGCTGGTGCTTACTGTGGGCAGCAAGAGCCCGCTGAAGTCGGTAGCCGACCTGACCGCGGCGGCGAAGGCCCAGCCCGGCAAGCTGAATTTCCCGTCGTCCGGCACGGGCGGTCCCAACCACCTGGGTGCGGAGCTGTATGCGATGCAGGCCAACGTGAAGGTCACGCATGTGCCTTACAAGGGCAGCGCGCCTTCGGTGGTGTCGCTCGTGGCCGGTGAAACGGACTTTGGCTTCCTGACCGCCGTGACAATCAACTCGCAGCTCAATGCGGGCAACGTCAAGGCGCTCGCGGTGGCGCATACCGAGCGCCTGCCCGCCATGCCGAACGTGCCCACCTTCATCGAGCAGGGCCTCAAGGGCTTCACGGCCGACGCGTGGTTCATGGCGGCAGTGCCTGCGGGAACGCCTCAGCCGGTGGTCGATCGCCTGTACAAGGAGATTGCGAAGGCGCTGCCGGATGCGGAAGTGAAGGCCAAGTTCGACTCGGCGGGGGTACTGCCTTCCGGGCTGGATCCCAAGGCTTCCACGGCTTTTCTCGGGGATGAGATCGCCAAGTGGCGGGCTGTGATCAAGACTGCGAATATCACGTTGGATTGA